A section of the Festucalex cinctus isolate MCC-2025b chromosome 9, RoL_Fcin_1.0, whole genome shotgun sequence genome encodes:
- the LOC144026365 gene encoding fructose-bisphosphate aldolase B-like, whose protein sequence is MAQQFPSLSPEQKKELSEIAQRIVAPGKGILAADESTGTMGKRLQKINVENNEENRRCFRDLLFTSADPVPDAIGGVILFHETLYQKSNSGKPFPQVIKERGIVVGIKVDKGTAGLNGTDGETTTQGIDGLSERCAQYKKDGCDFAKWRCVLKISDSCPTPLAIAENANVLARYASICQQNGLVPIVEPEILPDGNHDLQRCQYVTEKVLAAVYKALSDHHVYLEGTLLKPNMVTAGHSCTKKYTPQEVAMATVTALRRTVPAAVPGICFLSGGQSEEEASLNLNAINQVPFVRPWRLTFSYGRALQASTLAAWQGKAANKAAAQEVFCKRAMINGLAAKGEYKATGSTDRAAMQSLHTTNYVY, encoded by the exons ATGGCTCAGCAATTTCCATCCCTCTCACCGGAGCAGAAGAAGGAGCTCTCGGAAATCGCCCAAAGGATTGTGGCCCCGGGGAAGGGAATCCTGGCGGCAGATGAGTCAACTG GCACCATGGGAAAGCGTCTCCAGAAGATCAACGTGGAGAACAATGAGGAAAACCGTCGCTGCTTCCGCGATCTCCTCTTCACATCGGCTGACCCCGTCCCTGACGCCATAGGAGGGGTCATCCTCTTCCACGAGACGCTCTACCAGAAGTCAAACAGCGGGAAGCCCTTCCCCCAAGTCATCAAAGAAAGGGGCATTGTTGTGGGCATCAAG GTGGACAAAGGCACAGCTGGTCTGAATGGAACAGACGGAGAGACAACCACACagg GTATTGACGGCCTCTCTGAGCGCTGTGCCCAGTACAAGAAGGACGGCTGCGACTTTGCCAAGTGGAGGTGTGTGCTCAAGATCTCAGACAGCTGCCCCACACCTCTTGCCATTGCCGAGAATGCCAACGTACTGGCTAGATATGCCAGCATCTGTCAACAG AATGGACTAGTGCCCATCGTGGAGCCAGAGATCCTTCCCGATGGAAACCATGATCTGCAGCGATGCCAGTATGTCACAGAAAAG GTTCTGGCTGCTGTGTACAAGGCTCTGTCCGATCACCACGTGTACCTGGAGGGAACGCTGCTGAAGCCCAACATGGTCACCGCCGGGCACTCCTGCACCAAGAAGTATACCCCTCAGGAGGTCGCCATGGCTACCGTGACGGCTCTGAGGCGCACCGTGCCAGCCGCTGTTCCGG GCATCTGCTTCCTGTCTGGGGGTCAGAGTGAGGAAGAGGCCTCGCTCAACCTGAATGCCATCAACCAGGTGCCGTTCGTTCGCCCCTGGAGGCTCACCTTCTCGTACGGACGTGCGTTGCAAGCGTCCACTCTCGCAGCCTGGCAGGGAAAAGCTGCCAACAAAGCCGCCGCGCAAGAAGTTTTCTGCAAAAGGGCCATG ATCAACGGCCTGGCTGCTAAAGGAGAGTACAAGGCTACAGGTTCGACCGACCGGGCCGCCATGCAGTCTCTGCACACCACCAACTACGTCTATTAA
- the rnf20 gene encoding E3 ubiquitin-protein ligase BRE1A, translating to MSAQKRPADPSGPSSTSGVHPEKRREDGGPGVSAAAAGGSTAVETVIKLGGVSNSEEQDIKALQAKNRKLGESLDQRQGIEDELRERIERLETRQATDDASLLILNRYWNQLDENIKLFIRLYDQSPSEPEKSPTGEGRNLKPETPEPDGDSNQERAKDRGHQGETSNSFLATLASSTSEEMEAELQERVQSSHMQATRIVEIYKCLKSTVDQLKADMDSGVAGSSCHVATKLNMLLTSENERLQQLSENLKQKHSHMTSESRSLGRAANKADQRVSELQDLSEELQWDMEKIRRRENRLNAHMSEILERVNSKGYKVCGEASSVCGTITINKRKFEEMNSELEENQELADNRLIELQKLQQDLQNVLQENNNMKAELLSRAEGLVKDTSEYRCLQSQFSVLYNESLILKAQLDETRARLNTTRTARLRQLEHMENDEVTLQRKVRTEVFQLEDTLAQVRKEYEMLRIEFEQTLAANEQAGPINREMRHLISTLQTHNQQMKGEVVKYKLRLRETQAELNQIRISKGSAILQTQSSTEIDVKEETMTSPTTAAAVGELVVKAEPADNDSSTPNSTVTTVKTEPGVEPEVTVKEEEKEEKKEKEEKKDKEIIIKKEEKDREREKERERPTRSSATSSGIKEEKDKLGSCNQPEESSGERLSAGGPKRKELEQLKIVRVELKKAQESQREMKLLLDMYRSAPKEQRDKVQLMAAEKKAKSESEELRQRLRELEERERREGKKMADEEALRKIRSVEEQIDSLNKKLSTAKQEEDALLSEMDVTGQAFEDMQEQNIRLMQQLREKDDANFKLMSERIKSNQIHKLLKEEKEELSDQLLTLKTQVDAQLQVVRKLEEKERLLQGTISTAERELTLRTQALDMNKRKAQESTLLSEEVRIQLEQVQQRLIVVREEVVENSISREKESFNSRRAQEDISKLRRKIEKAKKPAEKISNGDEILNEEISEYKARLTCPCCNSRVKDAVLTKCFHVFCFECVKTRYDTRQRKCPKCNAAFGANDFHRIYIG from the exons ATGTCTGCGCAGAAGCGTCCTGCAGACCCCAGCGGCCCTTCGTCAACTTCTGGTGTGCACCCAGAGAAGCGGAGAGAGGACGGAGGTCCCGGTGTCAGTGCTGCAGCTGCTGGTGGGAGCACAGCCGTGGAGACGGTCATCAAACTGGGAGGAGTTTCTAACTCG GAAGAACAAGATATCAAAGCTCTCCAAGCTAAGAACCGGAAGCTGGGAGAATCTTTAGATCAAAGACAG GGGATTGAAGATGAATTGCGAGAACGAATCGAGAGACTAGAGACCCGCCAGGCTACAGATGATGCAAGCCTGCTTATCCTCAATAGATACTGGAACCAG CTTGATGAAAATATTAAGCTGTTCATCAGACTGTATGACCAATCGCCAAGCGAACCAGAGAAGTCTCCAACGGGAGAGGGAAGGAACCTGAAGCCGGAAACCCCTGAACCGGATGGAGACTCCAATCAGGAGAGGGCCAAGGACAGAG GCCACCAGGGTGAGACATCCAACTCTTTCCTGGCCACCTTGGCCAGCAGCACCAGTGAGGAGATGGAAGCCGAGCTCCAGGAGAGGGTGCAGTCTAGCCATATGCAGGCCACTCGCATTGTGGAGATCTACAAGTGTCTGAAGAGCACAGTAGACCAGCTTAAGGCAGATATGGACTCTGGAGTTG CTGGGAGTTCGTGCCATGTAGCTACCAAATTAAATATGCTGCTGACCAGTGAAAATGAGCGTCTTCAACAGCTGTCGGAGAACCTAAAGCAGAAACACAGTCACATGACCAGTGAG TCCCGATCTCTTGGCCGCGCAGCAAACAAGGCAGACCAACGTGTCAGCGAGCTGCAGGATTTGAGCGAAGAGCTTCAGTGGGATATGGAGAAGATCCGTCGACGGGAAAATCGCCTCAATGCTCACATGAGTGAGATACTAGAGAGg GTGAACAGCAAAGGTTATAAAGTGTGTGGGGAGGCCAGTAGTGTATGTGGGACCATCACTATCAACAAAAGAAAG TTTGAGGAAATGAACAGTGAACTGGAGGAAAACCAGGAGCTAGCAGACAATCGCCTCATTGAGCTCCAGAAGCTCCAACAGGACCTGCAGAATGTGCTGcaggaaaacaacaacatgaag GCTGAGCTGCTGAGTCGAGCAGAGGGCTTGGTGAAGGATACTTCCGAGTACCGCTGTCTGCAGTCACAATTTTCCGTGCTGTACAACGAGTCTCTGATCCTCAAGGCTCAGTTAGACGAGACACGCGCCCGCCTCAACACAACTAGGACGGCACGCCTCCGACAACTGGAGCACATGGAG AACGACGAGGTGACTCTGCAGAGGAAGGTTCGTACCGAAGTGTTTCAACTGGAAGATACGCTGGCTCAAGTCAGGAAGGAGTACGAGATGCTTCGTATTGAATTTGAACAAACTCTTGCCGCCAACGAGCAGGCAG GCCCAATCAACAGAGAGATGCGGCACCTGATCAGCACCCTGCAAACTCATAACCAGCAGATGAAGGGCGAAGTTGTGAAATACAAGCTGAGACTGAGAGAGACACAAGCTGAACTCAACCAG ATTCGCATTTCAAAGGGGAGCGCCATCCTGCAAACTCAGTCGAGCACTGAGATAGACGTGAAGGAAGAGACAATGACGTCCCCTACGACAGCAGCTGCCGTAGGGGAGTTGGTGGTCAAGGCGGAACCTGCAGACAATGATTCTTCTACGCCAAACAGCACTG TTACCACTGTAAAAaccgagccaggagtcgaaccagAAGTAACAGtcaaggaggaggagaaagaggagaagaaagagaaggaggaaaagaaagacaaagaaaTCATCATTAAGAAAGAGGAGAAAGACCGCGAGAGGGAAAAGGAGCGAGAGAGGCCAACCCGCAGTAGCGCGACCAGCAGTGGGATAAAGGAAGAGAAGGACAAACTGGGGAGCTGCAACCAACCTGAGGAGTCATCCGGGGAACGTCTTTCAGCTGGAGGGCCGAAGCGGAAAGAGCTGGAGCAGTTGAAGATAGTCAGAGTAGAGCTCAA GAAAGCTCAGGAGTCCCAGAGGGAGATGAAGCTGCTTTTAGACATGTATCGATCAGCACCGAAGGAGCAGAGGGACAAAGTCCAGCTGATGGCAGCGGAGAAGAAAGCCAAGTCAGAG TCGGAGGAGCTACGTCAGAGACTGAGGGAGCTGGAGGAGCGCGAGAGGCGGGAGGGCAAAAAAATGGCTGACGAGGAGGCCTTAAGAAAGATTCGCTCTGTGGAGGAGCAGATCGACAGCCTCAACAAAAAACTGTCGACAGCAAAGCAG GAGGAGGACGCCTTGCTGAGCGAGATGGACGTGACCGGACAGGCCTTCGAGGATATGCAGGAGCAGAACATTCGCCTGATGCAGCAGCTCCGCGAAAAGGACGACGCCAACTTCAAGCTGATGAGCGAGCGCATCAAGTCCAACCAGATCCACAAGCTACTGaaagaggagaaggaggagctgTCAGATCAACTGCTCACTTTAAAAACACAG GTGGATGCCCAGCTACAAGTGGTGAGAAAGCTTGAGGAGAAGGAGCGCCTCCTGCAGGGCACCATCAGCACTGCTGAGAGAGAGTTAACACTGCGGACGCAAGCGCTGGACATGAACAAACGCAAG GCCCAAGAGTCAACGTTGTTGTCAGAGGAGGTGCGAATTCAGCTGGAGCAGGTTCAGCAGAGGCTCATCGTGGTCCGAGAGGAGGTCGTCGAGAATAGCATTTCCAGGGAGAAGGAGTCGTTTAACTCCCGGCGAGCACAG GAGGACATCTCCAAACTGAGGAGAAAAATTGAGAAGGCCAAGAAACCGGCTGAGAAAATTAGCAACGGAGATGAAATCTTAAATGAGGAAATTAGTGAGTATAAG GCTCGCCTCACGTGTCCCTGTTGCAACTCGCGGGTAAAGGACGCCGTCCTGACAAAGTGCTTCCACGTCTTCTGCTTCGAGTGTGTCAAGACGCGCTACGACACACGCCAGCGGAAATGCCCCAAGTGCAACGCCGCATTCGGAGCCAACGACTTCCATCGCATTTACATCGGCTAG
- the LOC144026366 gene encoding voltage-gated monoatomic cation channel TMEM109 isoform X2, with protein MSFCARAVVHFLRPSCLLLLLLALAVLHAGAEEKSSAPGKESQSTVNLLSLLRGTGQELHRYVESIVGIGAIRSVTEFLGMVIHLVAEGAASGLNVIAVYVTEILRVTGFDATLTLPRFTPEGVTTVAKWGVLAIIGYWVLTILLRLAIDALRHVFWLVKMAAVLWLFAMIVSDSSASADTTAVRLGGLVLGYILLTLLTSGSNQTGALEHRLRSLEGRVKVVEKRKGN; from the exons ATGAGTTTTTGTGCGCGCGCCGTGGTCCACTTCTTGCGGCCGTCTTgtttgctgttgctgctgctggcgTTAGCTGTGCTCCATGCTGGAGCCGAGGAGAAGTCCTCGGCGCCCGGGAAGGAGAGCCAGTCGACGGTCAACCTCCTCAGCTTGCTCCGCGGAACCGGCCAGGAGCTCCACCGATACGTTGAGTCAATCGTGGGAATCGGCGCCATCCGATCAGTTACAGAG TTTCTGGGAATGGTGATCCACTTGGTGGCCGAAGGAGCTGCCAGCGGCCTCAACGTCATCGCCGTGTACGTCACAGAGATCCTCAGGGTCACAGGGTTTGATG CTACCCTCACGCTACCCCGATTCACCCCTGAAGGCGTGACCACAGTGGCCAAGTGGGGGGTCCTGGCAATCATCGGCTACTGGGTCCTGACCATCCTCCTGCGCTTGGCGATCGACGCGCTACGGCACGTCTTCTGGttggtgaaaatggcggcggtgCTGTGGTTGTTCGCCATGATCGTCAGCGACAGCAGCGCCAGCGCCGACACCACGGCCGTGCGCCTGGGAGGTCTGGTGCTGGGTTACATACTACTGACCCTGCTGACCTCCGGCTCGAATCAGACCGGTGCGCTCGAGCATCGCCTGAGGAGCCTGGAGGGCCGAGTGAAGGTGGTTGAAAAGCGGAAAGGCAACTAG
- the LOC144026366 gene encoding voltage-gated monoatomic cation channel TMEM109 isoform X1 → MSFCARAVVHFLRPSCLLLLLLALAVLHAGAEEKSSAPGKESQSTVNLLSLLRGTGQELHRYVESIVGIGAIRSVTESALLFLKSLLGQENVYSVAMFLGMVIHLVAEGAASGLNVIAVYVTEILRVTGFDATLTLPRFTPEGVTTVAKWGVLAIIGYWVLTILLRLAIDALRHVFWLVKMAAVLWLFAMIVSDSSASADTTAVRLGGLVLGYILLTLLTSGSNQTGALEHRLRSLEGRVKVVEKRKGN, encoded by the exons ATGAGTTTTTGTGCGCGCGCCGTGGTCCACTTCTTGCGGCCGTCTTgtttgctgttgctgctgctggcgTTAGCTGTGCTCCATGCTGGAGCCGAGGAGAAGTCCTCGGCGCCCGGGAAGGAGAGCCAGTCGACGGTCAACCTCCTCAGCTTGCTCCGCGGAACCGGCCAGGAGCTCCACCGATACGTTGAGTCAATCGTGGGAATCGGCGCCATCCGATCAGTTACAGAG AGTGCACTCTTGTTTCTCAAGTCACTGCTTGGTCAGGAGAACGTCTATTCAGTGGCCATG TTTCTGGGAATGGTGATCCACTTGGTGGCCGAAGGAGCTGCCAGCGGCCTCAACGTCATCGCCGTGTACGTCACAGAGATCCTCAGGGTCACAGGGTTTGATG CTACCCTCACGCTACCCCGATTCACCCCTGAAGGCGTGACCACAGTGGCCAAGTGGGGGGTCCTGGCAATCATCGGCTACTGGGTCCTGACCATCCTCCTGCGCTTGGCGATCGACGCGCTACGGCACGTCTTCTGGttggtgaaaatggcggcggtgCTGTGGTTGTTCGCCATGATCGTCAGCGACAGCAGCGCCAGCGCCGACACCACGGCCGTGCGCCTGGGAGGTCTGGTGCTGGGTTACATACTACTGACCCTGCTGACCTCCGGCTCGAATCAGACCGGTGCGCTCGAGCATCGCCTGAGGAGCCTGGAGGGCCGAGTGAAGGTGGTTGAAAAGCGGAAAGGCAACTAG